The genomic stretch acacacacacacacacacacacacacacatacacacacaccgtgGCACTTGTGCATCCTCATACACAGATAAGTGTATAGATAAGCAAAAGATAATGCtagacgtggtggcacacacctataatcccagcacgcagtggtttccaggccaacctgggctgcctaagaccctgtctcaaccaaaaacagaaaaaataaaaagtgttttataAGGTCCATTTCTTAGCTTTAATTTACTgtcatctcatttttattttattcaagatttctctctctctctctctctctctctctctctctctctctctctctctctctctctctgtgtgtgtgtgtgtgtgtgtgtgtgtgtgtgtgtgtgtgtgtgtgtgtgtatgtaggcacCTATgaaatcagatcccctggagctggagtaacaggaaGCTGTGAGATGTCTGCCTTGGATTCTGGAAACTGatcctgggtcttctgcaatAATGATCcatgctcttaacttctaagccatctctctagcctcttttttattttacttttgagacaagggcttcttaaatagcccaggctagcctgtacCACTATCTTCTGCcctacctcccaactgctggaattataggcatgtctCAGCATGCCTTGCTTTTAATGTCTGTCTCTTTGAATTCCAAAGCTTTTTCCAGTTCTTCTCCACCTGGTATCCTCTCCTCTATTAGATACAAAATCACAGGATGACAGTactgactggactctgggaaacACCGCCTTTCACAGTGGGGCTGGGAAGGGCAAGGGATTGCCACAACTGATTGATCACAGAGCCCAGATCAGAATCCAGGTATCCTGATTTGACACTCTTTTCTGTGCTTTCCTTGACTCTCCCACGTGTGGTCAAGTCTTCACCTTGGAGTAGAGAGGAGGCAGTTTTCTCCTTTACCAACCTGGGAGTTGGGACTTCTCAGGGTTGAACAGATCCACAAGGCCCATGTCTTGCAGCTGCTCCTTTAGACTGAAGCTATCTTCAGTGCGGAAGCGGGGCATATGGACCACAAGCATGGTCTCCGTCAGCTCGTCCAGCCACTCCTGCAGCAGCTCTGGGGTGAGTTCCCGCTCCACCTTGGCCAGGCTCTTCTCAGGCTTGGGCAGGATGAGCACCATGGTGATATCATCGCCCTTGAAGGGCAGCTCCAGCACCTGGGTGCCTTCTGCTACGCGCCGGTATTTGAATTTGCCTTCCTGGTACATCATAGACACTGGGCATGTCTGCTCATCAACCTTGTAGAACAGCTCCCTCCTTGTGTTCTCAGGGCTAAACTTTGACTTCCACAGGCCCTAAAAGATGTCAGATTGGAGAACCATAAAGCAAGATCAAAAATATCCTAGCTGAATACTTCCTGATATGGGACATAATCATTGTCTGAGTGCATCAACATATAAATGCAGCTATTAGAAAAGCTAAATATCTATTAAAAGGCTAAGAATTATGTGTGAATGGTACAGTTACTTCTGTGTATTTCTATGTTTTTCAGATTTCCAGCGATATTAGTATTATTACTTTTACATGTGAGAGGAGGGGCTTGCCCCTGTGCGTGTGTAGACATCAAAGGGCACCTTATCAACATGCGGGAACTGGTCCTTTCTTCCCACCATTGTGGGTTCCATGCTGGAACTTGGGCTGCCAGGcgtggtgacaagcacctttatcagctgagccatcttgccaacctagtattgttttgttttgttttattttttatcagaaaAGTCTAAGTCCAAGACTAGCCTACAACCCTGTTTGCAAGTACATTCCGCCTTGTGTTTCTATTGACAGCTTCCAGAGCTCGGTGTTCTGTTCCTATGGATTAGAGGGCAGACTCAGACAGCAAGACCAGGAATCCGTCTGGAAATCATACCATGCAGACAGTACATCCTGCCTGACTTCCTGCaccattctttctcattttctgacTCTTTGCTCCTGCAATAAGTCATTTAACTCTTTTGAGTGGTGGTTTCTCACCAGCAAGTTAGGCATTAGAAAGAGCCAATGGCTTTACAATGTTAACTGTGTGCTCTAAGGGTCTTCAAAAATTTATATGGTTGCCTAGATCATGCACGGACCATTTCTCAGGAGGGATCTGACTACACATGCCCCAAGATGTGGAAGTGGGTGAGCTTCATAGTGAGGAGAAGTCCCAGGGGTCTCTCCAGGACCAACTGGAGTACCTTGAAGTAAATGGTGTTAACCAGCACCAGGGCTGTCAGCTCGTTGATGGCTCCCTGGGGGATGACGTCTTTGATGCGGCCTTCAGTCTTATTAGCTACCCAGTCGTTGATACTCACTCGGGATTGCTCTGCATTTTCCTAAAGAAAAcaaggagggtgagtgggggagcgggaggagaatgggaggagggaaggaagtgtaaatttttgaatggaaaaaaaaataaattaaaaaaaaaaagaagtaacctGTGACCTGTGCAACTCAGTTACCCTTGAATTTCAGGTCCCCCCTGCACAATGcattttgttcttcatttctcTGCCCTCGTCCAGTGTGTGGTTGAGAGGCCGCCGCTTTAGCCCACAGGGGGAAGCCCCGCACTTCGCAGACGCTGTTACTTGTGATTTCCTATGGTTAATCTTTTGTCATGCCGGCGGTCAAATTGGGAACCAGCCCACTAATAAatgttggaagaagagaaagaaagaggagaccaAGGATCAGGAAAGAAGGACGAGGAATGCAGTCTGAAGGGCAGAAGGCCCGGCGTTATCCACTCTGATGCAGGAAAACCTGGACTCACAGGAGCATCATCTCCAAACATGGTCTGTGGGAAGTAATGAGTGACGACGTGGTTAAGAGGGTGGGAGGGGCAGTCCTGTGTAGTCAAATAAGTTTAGAAAATGTGGTGGcggcgcgcacctttaatcccagcacttgggaggcagaggcaggtgcatctctgtgagttcaaggccagcctggtctatagagtgaaatAAAATGCTGACGGAATAAAGCTTGGTGGTTGGAATGGAAACAGCACCATCGACTCATATGTTTGCATACTTAGTCCCCTGCTGATGAAGGATTATTGGAAAGGATTAGGTGTGTCCTTCCTGGAGGAAATATGTAGCTGGGAATCAGCtttgagtttcaaaagcccatgccagcctCAGTCTCTCTCCCTGCTTGTGATCAGCCCTGTggctgcctgtctgctgccacgctttccaccatgatgaaaatggaccacgcgctctgaaaccgtaagcaagcccccagctaaatgctttctttttaaagagtcacCTTGGtcgtggtatctcttcacaaaaatagaacagtaactaagacagaagtcagGTATTTCTTTGTTGTATTATACTTTATAGGCTTGGGTGCTTCATGAAGCTCCAAGGGGGCATGCACcaattttattttaccatgacaTATTTGAGCTTGGTAAGATTAAATGAAAAAGTAATGTCTTATACAACTTCTTTAGAGTACCCGCTATAACAGAAGGCATGAGTGCCGTTGTTCTCTGAAGTCTGGAGTAAGGGTTAGTGTGCCAAGGGTTTTGATTTGTCCTCAGCCTCCACCAGCCATTGGCAAGTAGAGCAGTGTTCATTTGGATCCCTTCTCAATGTGAGTGGAGAGGACTCTGACATCTACAACTCACCTTGAAGTCCAGGGGCTGGAGCTTGGCTCCATAGACAACCTCACTAATGTCCTGATAGGTCTCGTTGAAGGTAAGGGATTTGTCTCCAAAAAGGCGGTTTGCTGCTACCAAGTTGGAGGACTTGTTGGCTTTTCGATAGAGTCGACAGTTCAGTTTGGCAAAGAAGAAGTGGATCTGATCAGATGTTTTCTCCGAGATGGTATCAAACTTAAAAACCTATAGTGACCAAAGAAAACAGTCGGTGAGATCGGGCAGCCCAGTTACCATGGGTACCAGGTACAGTGTTGGACCAACAGCCAACAGCAGCTAAGTTCCTTCCAGTACAGTGCCTGGCACAGCATGAGCAGCTCATGTTTTGAAAACGACTATgcaagaaaaagaagagtaaaaGGAGGGAAATGTAATGTAATGGGGAAAGACCAAAAGACAGGACTGCCACCTGCTCCTTAAGGGACTGCAGACCAGCCCAGGGGACTTTCCGACCACAAGGGGAGAAAGCATCTTGGTAATTCTCGACAGATCGAGGAACCAAGATAGTGTATCTCACTGTAAACAAGCATTTCCGCAGCACCTCTTCATGGCTCTGCAATGCTGGCTGTGGAAGGGCTGAGAAAGGCAAAGATTGCGTCAGCAAGGAAATAAATGAACCCAGAATCAGAGTCTTGGGGTTAAAAGGACTTAAAAGTCCCCCATACCAATCAGAGCCATAGCAGCTGCCACAGACCCAAACCACCTTCTTCATCACCAGCACACAGTGGGGAGGCTGACCCCTCCCCCTCTATGCTCTGTCCTTGGTGGGAAAAGGCTTTTCGGTTTTATTTATTCTGCAATTCAGGTTTTCCTGATTTTGTTCTAATATGtactttgtgcttgtgtgtgtgtcatgtgcacgtgggtgtgcgcgcgcacacacacacacacacacacacacacacacacacacacgcatgtagaggtcagaggacaacctcgagTCTTGTTACTCAGGAACCACAcacctttctctcctccttaaaaaaatgtttatttggagGGTGGTGACTGAATGCCTCGTGTGTGGGTGTGCCTAAAGAGTCCAAGAAGGCTCTGGATCTTCTGCTGCTGGAACTACAGGAGGTTATGAGCTGCCGGATGTGGAAGCTGGGAATctaacttgagtcctctggaagagaatgtAGCTCCTTTCACCTCTGAACTCTACTCTCCAGACCCATCTTTCCCTTATGTGAGTCAGTCTCTCCCGGCCTGGAGCTGGCTGATTAGGTGAGATGGCTGGCCacaagggatcctcctgtctctaccgcCCCAGCCCTGGGATCGCGCCATTTCTCTACTGCCCCAgccctgggatccacctgtctctactgccccagctctggaattacaagcatgtgtgtAACGCCCAGCTTTATGGGTCTGGAGCTCAAACTCAGGACTTGTGCCTGCAAGGCAAGCTCTTCACCCTCTCCCCAGGCCCCTTTTGAATCACTCTTGGTTAAAAGCTCTGTGGGTTTCTCTTGGAGAGAGAGTCACACTGTTTTTCTATGTCTGACATCACATGTGCACATTGGGAAGAGCTGTAGAAGAGACTCGGGACATGTTTGATTACAAGTGCTGTTTTATCTCTGGTgggtttttcttcctgtttttattttgcgTTGACAGAAATTAAGCCAAGAGCTTTGTGCATTACTAGTCAAGTGCTCTCCCCGAACCACGTCTCTagctcttgtttcttttcatagGAAGGATCACATGTAAGTTCACATTTGGGGACAGGGACAGGAGCTGCTTGATATTGAGGCCAGTGTATGGGAACTTACTGATAGGGGGCAGCATTTGTGACAGAAGTTTCTAATGTGCCGTCTGGCGTCATTCACAAGAGTACCAGGAACAGACTACAGGGAAAGGACAGTCTCTTGTCCACTGTGCTGGTGACACGGAAGAAGCAGCGTGGAGCCTCTGAAAGCTGAGCCCTCTTCTGTGGTGAGCAGGTGTACATTCCCTCAGCCCTGAGCTGAACAAATGAAGTTTAGTGGAAACCGGCCACTGGCAAAGATAGAGGTAAACCTTCCTAACTTCCAGAATTCAGTGACTTGGATTCACAGGACCACTATACGCCATGCTGTAGGGTCTTCTGCCTTCCCTGTCATTTGTCCTTGTTTCCAGAGTGAGAttctgatgtaggattcccctttgtatgctatgtatatgttttatgaccaatgattaataaagaagcactttgggcctattgcagcacagaatagagcaagatgggaattctaagcagagattaaaaaaaaaagaagaaggtggagtcaaagagatgccatgtagttgctgaaggagacagatgctggaaccttaccagtaaaccatgagcctcgtggcaatacttaaaataataaaaatcagttaatttaagatgtaagagttagttaataaaaagcctaagctaatagatcaagcagtgttttaattaatatagtttctgtataattcCTTTGGGTCTGGGgacctgggaaatgaacaagctgtCTCTGTCTATAAGATTCAACCTGAAAAAAGACAACAGGGCACTCAAGTCAAGGGCAGAGTAAGACTCTAATGTTTCCACCCATGGTTTAGGGTGATACCAGTGGCCACTTCATTCATAGTATTTCTTATcttgctatacacacacacacacacacacacacacacacactatacatatacatatatacacacatataaatgataaaataaatgaatatacacATAACTGGGCATAGTAGTAcatacatataatcccagcacttggaaagtagaggcaagaggaccacaagttcaaggacaatattgttgtaaggaggccgcttgttcatttcccagctgctcagactcccaaaataaccacatagaaactatattaattaaatcactgcttgggggctggagagatggctcagcagttaagagcactgcctgctcttccaaaggtcctgagttcaattcccagcaaccacatggtggctcataaccatctttagtgaggtctggtgccttcttctggccttcaggcatactctcagacagaatattgtatacataataaataaataaataaatatttaaaaaaataaatcactgcttggcctattagctctaacttcttattggttagcttttacatattaatttaacaatttgtattaatctgtgtatcgccacatggctgtggtttatcaggtaaagttccggcgtctgtctcgggcagggctacatggcttctttcaaccccaccttccttctcccagcattcggtttagttttccccacctagctctattcatttgccctatcataggccaagacagtttctttattaaccaatggtattcacagcatacagagggaaatcccacatcacaacatGAGTGAGACATTGTTTCAAAAAATGAGTGAATGAGAGAGAATGGCTAACAAGAGAAGTTGCGACACCAGCCTTCTCCCATTTATAAATAGTACAGAGCATGGGCTGGCAAGAGGAGTGAGCAGGTACAAGCACTTCTTGTCAACCCTGACAGCTGgcatttgatccctagaacccacaaaaAGCCACATGAGTAgcttgcatctgtaatcccagtgctcctatAATATGAGGTGGAGAGACCAGAGAATCACCTGGAAGTTTGCAGGGAAGCTAGCCTGGACTCTGCAGAGGGGCAGAAATGAGGGACCCTCGCTCAACAAGatagaaaaagagaaccaactcctgaaagttgtcttgggcctccacacacatgccacagcactcaaataataataagtaaaataatttttagaagcaGAGACTAGGAAACATTTATGAAGAAGACATTCAGGTAGTAACTccttaactaattttaaaaaatagcaatatGGTAGCTAATACTTGTAATTCTGCTATTCATGAGGCTGAGGCCAAGTGAtcgtcacaagttcaaggccagtcagagctacttATAGTAAGTGTggggtcaacctgggctacatagtgaaaacctttctcaaaaactgAAGGGTCATTTTGAAAAATAGTCCTGGACAGGAGAgagtgctcagtggttaagaacattggcttctgctcttccagaggccctggggttcaattcccagcacccacatggcagctcacaactggtcTGTATGTaactcccagttccaggggaaccaacagagacacatgcaggcaagacaaagaaagaaaagagataaaagaaatcCGAAAGCAAAATTCAGGAATGGAAGTAAGGaataagataagaaagaaagaagaaagaaagaaaaatcccaagACATGAAATAATGATTCAAAGAATGTCATAAACCCACACAGTGGAGTGTCGCCTACACGTATCGTTAGACATGAAGAAGTTTGAGAGATGCTCCCAGCAAGGAAAGAGGTAGAGACCTTCACACTGTACCGCCATCAGCTGCTTGAGGGTGTAAATTACAGGCAACCCCAGCTTGGTCATAGCAAAAGCCGTGGAGATGCTCAAGGGGGACAAGAAAATGTTGTCATTGTCATTCTTGGAGTCTGCCAGGTGCTGATAGAAGGTGGTGGCAAATCGAGAATTGGCCTTGGACAGTTCCCAGACCCGGCGGTTGGTGGCTTCTGGGATCTTCTGCTCTAGGCCGTCCTCGTCCGTGGCCTTCTTGTTTGGAGAGCGGTAAATGCACATGGGATTCACAGGGATGTCCCGGGGCTTCGCTATGCAGATGTCATCCACGGAGTTTCCGTCACAGATCACACAAACCCAGGCACCAACGAGTAGCAGGGAGAGGAGACGTCC from Arvicola amphibius chromosome 12, mArvAmp1.2, whole genome shotgun sequence encodes the following:
- the Serpinc1 gene encoding antithrombin-III — its product is MYSSGLGSAAAGDRKGRLLSLLLVGAWVCVICDGNSVDDICIAKPRDIPVNPMCIYRSPNKKATDEDGLEQKIPEATNRRVWELSKANSRFATTFYQHLADSKNDNDNIFLSPLSISTAFAMTKLGLPVIYTLKQLMAVFKFDTISEKTSDQIHFFFAKLNCRLYRKANKSSNLVAANRLFGDKSLTFNETYQDISEVVYGAKLQPLDFKENAEQSRVSINDWVANKTEGRIKDVIPQGAINELTALVLVNTIYFKGLWKSKFSPENTRRELFYKVDEQTCPVSMMYQEGKFKYRRVAEGTQVLELPFKGDDITMVLILPKPEKSLAKVERELTPELLQEWLDELTETMLVVHMPRFRTEDSFSLKEQLQDMGLVDLFNPEKSQLPGIVAEGRNDLYVSDAFHKAFLEVNEEGSEAAASTAVVIAGRSLNPSRVTFKANRPFLVLIREVALNTILFMGRVANPCVNEHSL